Proteins encoded in a region of the Streptomyces sp. NBC_01298 genome:
- a CDS encoding glyceraldehyde-3-phosphate dehydrogenase, with protein sequence MTVNDDSFTNWKNREKIAESMIPIIGKLHRERDVTILLHSRSLVNKSVVSILKTHRFARQIDGEELSVTETLPFLQALTTLDLGPSQIDLGMLAAAYATDDRGLSVEEFTAGAVSGATGANKIERGEGRDVVLYGFGRIGRLVARLLIEKTGSGNGLRLRAIVVRGGGEADLVKRASLLRRDSIHGQFQGTITVDEATSTIIANGNEIKVIYANDPSEVDYTAYGIKDAILIDNTGKWRDREGLSKHLRPGIDKVVLTAPGKGDVPNIVHGVNHDTIKPDEQILSCASCTTNAIVPPLKAMADEYGVLRGHVETVHSFTNDQNLLDNYHSADRRGRSAPLNMVMTETGAASAVAKALPDLKAPISGSSIRVPVPDVSIAILSLRLGRETTREEVLDYLREVSLTSPLKRQIDFTTAPDAVSSDFIGSRHASIVDAGATKVDGDNAILYLWYDNEFGYSCQVVRVVQYVSGVEYPTYPAPAA encoded by the coding sequence GTGACTGTCAATGACGACTCGTTCACCAACTGGAAGAACCGCGAGAAGATCGCGGAGTCGATGATCCCGATCATCGGCAAGCTGCACCGGGAGCGGGACGTCACGATCCTCCTGCACAGCCGCTCCTTGGTGAACAAGTCCGTGGTGAGCATTCTCAAGACCCACCGTTTCGCGCGCCAGATCGACGGCGAGGAACTCTCGGTCACCGAGACCCTCCCCTTCCTCCAGGCGCTCACCACCCTCGACCTCGGTCCCTCGCAGATCGACCTCGGCATGCTCGCCGCGGCGTACGCGACGGACGACCGCGGTCTGTCGGTGGAGGAGTTCACCGCCGGCGCCGTCTCCGGTGCCACCGGCGCCAACAAGATCGAGCGCGGCGAGGGCCGCGACGTGGTCCTGTACGGCTTCGGCCGCATCGGCCGCCTCGTCGCCCGCCTGCTCATCGAGAAGACCGGTTCCGGCAACGGCCTGCGCCTGCGCGCCATCGTCGTCCGCGGCGGCGGTGAGGCGGACCTCGTCAAGCGCGCCTCGCTGCTGCGCCGCGACTCGATCCACGGCCAGTTCCAGGGCACGATCACCGTGGACGAGGCGACCAGCACGATCATCGCCAACGGCAACGAGATCAAGGTGATCTACGCCAACGACCCGTCCGAGGTCGACTACACGGCGTACGGCATCAAGGACGCCATCCTGATCGACAACACCGGAAAGTGGCGCGACCGCGAGGGTCTGTCGAAGCACCTGCGCCCCGGTATCGACAAGGTCGTCCTGACGGCCCCGGGCAAGGGCGACGTCCCGAACATCGTGCACGGCGTCAACCACGACACGATCAAGCCGGACGAGCAGATCCTGTCCTGCGCCTCCTGCACCACCAACGCGATCGTCCCGCCGCTGAAGGCGATGGCGGACGAGTACGGCGTTCTGCGCGGCCACGTGGAGACCGTCCACTCGTTCACCAACGACCAGAACCTGCTGGACAACTACCACAGTGCCGACCGTCGCGGCCGTTCCGCGCCGCTCAACATGGTGATGACGGAGACCGGCGCGGCCTCGGCCGTCGCCAAGGCGCTGCCCGACCTCAAGGCCCCGATCAGCGGCAGCTCGATCCGCGTCCCCGTCCCGGACGTCTCGATCGCGATCCTCAGCCTGCGCCTGGGCCGCGAGACCACCCGCGAGGAGGTGCTCGACTACCTCCGCGAGGTGTCGCTGACCTCCCCGCTGAAGCGCCAGATCGACTTCACCACGGCGCCGGACGCGGTCTCCAGCGACTTCATCGGCTCGCGTCACGCCTCGATCGTCGACGCGGGCGCCACCAAGGTCGACGGGGACAACGCGATCCTCTACCTCTGGTACGACAACGAGTTCGGCTACTCCTGCCAGGTCGTCCGGGTCGTCCAGTACGTCTCCGGAGTCGAGTACCCGACCTACCCGGCGCCGGCGGCCTGA
- a CDS encoding helix-turn-helix transcriptional regulator codes for MTPDSEWDDPADDPADSPADSPADSPADSPAPVAGGRYAVPGAAGRAAALLERDGRVALAGPWGAGKTTVLEEVLRTLAPASGTAGGPNSGSGSGSGSARTVLRVTAVEEDRGHVFGALAQMLSHCGPAHLAVLSGRQNEVVDRILHRGADEPLAGSEQLPARLAVTALLASGRWILAVDGAQWLDPASADVLGYALRTLAAPGLTAIVTERVHGRAQAAARLLGGHPAQVDVDPLDSEETAALLDAHGLPTRWAGPLQSHCGGHPLLTSVSCTALARLPASQRHRPAMAGQAVDAAGAWLRSTLGDDARHTLMLAALTSRPSLPLLLRAGRSDAEEHLAQAQAAGVLSVDPASAVHFTAAALARAAARSGARPLRAAHLTLARAVGDPVHEVRHRALAADLPDQGLAEDTETAATTAREAGERSLAAELFLLAAELTPPARSATRIRRLSYAAQEAACAGSVDIARQAADALTASRAEPTDQVTALLAVVDAHGQAISDLEPLLARCRELAAGHPDLLAAVELRAAIAANVAHAAPERALRAAGRAAELAAAGGHRPLQAAALTMRARMERVLGTADAPGTLAEALALGIPAQHSGIRNSAQYLAARHAVFDDRLAEARERLVELLALAEHEGDAEDLVDIWRSLAEVDTRLGACAPALAWADQAVRLSTEAGLSMGPAWYTAALTQSAAGSFAAALRTASCGARASQEEGDGLYVSRNLWIMGAVQLHTGDVADAVASLTAVAEAERHVPSADPGMFRWQPDAVEAFTCAGRLDLARELLERARPVAGAAGADSGPGAALDRAHGILLARDGAVEEASGLLHRTADAFERLGLPLEQARTLLALGRVERARRRQAAARTAWEAARAVFDDTGARPWQELTRELLDRAGGSAPAPGQAAGPAAGGSRLTESESRLADLICQGATNQQAAQHMFISVKTVEGMLSRVYRKLGVRSRTQLAAARAAAPPAPDARTPPE; via the coding sequence GTGACGCCAGACTCTGAATGGGACGACCCCGCGGACGACCCCGCGGACAGCCCCGCGGACAGCCCCGCGGACAGCCCCGCGGACAGCCCCGCGCCGGTCGCGGGGGGCCGGTACGCGGTCCCGGGCGCGGCCGGCCGTGCGGCCGCGCTGCTGGAGCGGGACGGGCGGGTGGCGCTCGCCGGCCCCTGGGGCGCGGGCAAGACCACCGTCCTGGAGGAGGTGCTGCGCACCCTGGCCCCGGCCTCGGGAACTGCCGGCGGCCCCAACTCCGGCTCCGGCTCCGGCTCCGGCTCCGCGCGTACGGTGCTGCGCGTCACCGCGGTCGAAGAGGACCGCGGCCACGTCTTCGGCGCGCTCGCCCAGATGCTGTCCCACTGCGGCCCGGCCCACCTCGCGGTGCTCTCCGGCCGGCAGAACGAGGTGGTCGACCGGATCCTGCACCGGGGCGCCGACGAACCGCTCGCCGGCTCCGAGCAGTTGCCCGCGCGCCTCGCGGTGACCGCGCTGCTGGCTTCGGGCCGCTGGATCCTGGCGGTGGACGGGGCTCAGTGGCTCGATCCGGCCAGCGCCGACGTCCTCGGCTACGCCCTGCGCACCCTCGCCGCACCCGGACTCACCGCGATCGTCACCGAACGCGTCCACGGCCGGGCGCAGGCCGCGGCCCGGCTGCTCGGCGGGCATCCCGCGCAGGTCGACGTGGACCCGCTCGACTCGGAGGAGACGGCCGCGCTGCTCGACGCGCACGGCCTGCCCACCCGCTGGGCCGGCCCCCTGCAGAGCCACTGCGGCGGACACCCCCTGCTGACCTCCGTGTCCTGTACGGCGCTCGCCCGGCTGCCCGCCTCGCAGCGGCACCGGCCCGCCATGGCCGGGCAGGCGGTCGACGCGGCCGGCGCCTGGCTGCGCTCCACACTGGGCGACGACGCCCGGCACACCCTGATGCTCGCCGCCCTGACGAGCCGGCCCTCCCTGCCGCTCCTCCTGCGGGCGGGCCGCTCCGACGCCGAGGAACACCTGGCCCAGGCCCAGGCCGCCGGGGTGCTGAGCGTGGACCCGGCGAGCGCAGTCCACTTCACGGCGGCCGCCCTCGCCCGGGCCGCCGCCCGCTCCGGGGCCCGGCCGCTGCGCGCGGCCCACCTGACGCTCGCGCGGGCCGTCGGAGACCCCGTGCACGAGGTGCGCCACCGGGCCCTCGCCGCGGACCTGCCCGACCAGGGACTCGCCGAGGACACCGAGACCGCCGCGACCACCGCCCGCGAGGCGGGAGAACGCTCCCTGGCCGCCGAGCTGTTCCTCCTGGCCGCCGAACTCACCCCGCCGGCCCGCTCCGCCACGCGCATCCGAAGGCTCTCGTACGCCGCCCAGGAGGCGGCCTGCGCCGGCTCCGTCGACATCGCGCGACAAGCGGCCGACGCGCTGACCGCCAGCAGGGCCGAGCCCACCGACCAGGTCACCGCGCTGCTCGCCGTCGTCGACGCCCACGGCCAGGCCATCTCCGATCTGGAGCCGCTGCTCGCACGCTGCCGGGAACTCGCGGCGGGCCACCCCGACCTGCTCGCCGCCGTCGAGCTCCGTGCGGCCATCGCCGCCAACGTCGCCCACGCGGCCCCGGAGCGGGCCCTGCGCGCGGCCGGCCGGGCCGCCGAACTCGCCGCCGCCGGAGGCCACCGGCCCCTCCAGGCCGCCGCCTTGACCATGCGCGCCCGGATGGAACGCGTCCTCGGCACCGCCGACGCGCCGGGCACCCTCGCCGAGGCCCTCGCCCTCGGGATCCCGGCCCAGCACTCCGGCATCCGCAACAGCGCCCAGTACCTCGCCGCCCGGCACGCCGTCTTCGACGACCGGCTGGCCGAAGCGCGCGAACGGCTCGTGGAACTGCTCGCGCTCGCCGAGCACGAGGGCGACGCCGAGGACCTGGTCGACATCTGGCGCAGCCTCGCCGAGGTGGACACCCGCCTCGGTGCCTGCGCCCCGGCGCTCGCGTGGGCCGATCAGGCCGTACGGCTGTCCACGGAGGCCGGGCTGTCCATGGGCCCCGCCTGGTACACCGCGGCGCTGACGCAGAGCGCCGCCGGATCCTTCGCGGCGGCCCTGCGCACCGCCTCGTGCGGGGCCCGCGCCTCACAGGAGGAGGGCGACGGACTGTACGTGTCGCGCAACCTCTGGATCATGGGCGCGGTCCAGCTGCACACCGGGGACGTCGCCGACGCCGTGGCCTCCCTCACGGCCGTCGCCGAGGCCGAGCGGCACGTCCCGTCCGCCGATCCCGGCATGTTCCGCTGGCAGCCGGACGCCGTGGAGGCCTTCACCTGCGCGGGCCGCCTCGACCTGGCCCGCGAACTGCTGGAGCGCGCGCGGCCCGTCGCCGGCGCGGCCGGGGCCGACTCGGGACCGGGGGCGGCGCTGGACCGGGCCCACGGGATCCTGCTGGCCCGCGACGGCGCCGTGGAGGAGGCGAGCGGCCTGCTGCACCGCACGGCGGACGCCTTCGAACGGCTGGGACTGCCTCTGGAGCAGGCCCGTACGCTGCTCGCCCTGGGCCGGGTCGAGCGGGCCCGCCGGCGCCAGGCGGCGGCCCGTACGGCCTGGGAGGCGGCCCGGGCCGTCTTCGACGACACCGGCGCCCGCCCCTGGCAGGAGCTCACCCGGGAGCTCCTCGACCGGGCGGGCGGATCGGCTCCGGCACCGGGCCAGGCCGCGGGACCCGCGGCGGGCGGGAGCAGGCTGACCGAGTCCGAGTCGCGCCTGGCGGACCTCATCTGCCAGGGCGCCACCAACCAGCAGGCCGCCCAGCACATGTTCATCTCGGTGAAGACCGTCGAGGGCATGCTGAGCCGCGTCTACCGCAAGCTCGGCGTCCGCTCGCGCACCCAGCTCGCCGCGGCCCGCGCCGCCGCGCCCCCGGCCCCGGACGCGCGAACGCCCCCCGAATGA
- a CDS encoding NADPH-dependent FMN reductase encodes MSDANQPQSPKFPTDPAAPDSPSVTSGTEALRVLVLAGSSREGSVNARLAALVAGQVERSGAVADLARIGDFVMPTYDGDAEQAEGQPAGAAALRERLLAAQALVIASPEYNASVPGVLKNAVDWVSRFRPQPFKDKQTLLVSASPSMIGGNRGLWALRVPLEHLGARVYPDMFSLAMAHSAFGEDGELTDPSLRGRLADTVDSFLALAEADTRYLCLQRRWYEFLGDESTAPVTQRAEG; translated from the coding sequence GTGAGCGATGCGAACCAGCCCCAGAGCCCGAAGTTCCCGACGGACCCGGCCGCGCCGGATTCCCCGAGCGTCACCTCCGGAACCGAGGCGCTACGGGTCCTCGTCCTCGCGGGATCGTCCCGCGAGGGCTCCGTGAACGCCCGGCTGGCCGCGCTCGTCGCCGGTCAGGTCGAGCGGTCGGGCGCGGTCGCGGACCTCGCCCGGATCGGGGACTTCGTGATGCCCACCTACGACGGCGACGCCGAGCAGGCGGAAGGCCAGCCCGCCGGGGCGGCGGCCCTGCGCGAGCGGCTGCTCGCGGCGCAGGCCCTGGTGATCGCCTCGCCCGAGTACAACGCCTCCGTACCCGGCGTCCTGAAGAACGCCGTCGACTGGGTGTCCCGGTTCCGGCCGCAGCCCTTCAAGGACAAGCAGACCCTGCTGGTGTCCGCCTCCCCGTCGATGATCGGCGGGAACCGCGGGCTCTGGGCGCTGCGGGTCCCGCTGGAACACCTCGGAGCCCGGGTGTACCCCGACATGTTCAGTCTCGCCATGGCGCACTCGGCCTTCGGCGAGGACGGCGAGCTGACCGATCCGAGCCTGCGCGGACGACTGGCCGACACGGTCGATTCCTTCCTCGCGCTCGCCGAGGCGGACACCCGTTACCTGTGCCTCCAGCGCCGCTGGTACGAGTTCCTGGGCGACGAGAGCACCGCTCCCGTGACCCAGCGCGCCGAGGGCTGA
- a CDS encoding 3-hydroxybutyrate dehydrogenase yields MTSELPSPTRLPGRVALVTGGGSGIGRACAVALAEAGAVVHVADVDAEAAKAVAGLVGGYAHAVDLADPAAIGELPGAVDILVNSAGLQHVAPITEFPPERFTLIQQVMVTAPFLLLRHVLPHMYAARWGRVVNISSVHGLRASAYKSAYVAAKHGLEGLSKVTAIEGAPYGVTSNCISPGYVRTPLVEGQILDQAAAHGIAAGDVLSEVLLTRSPIKRLIEPEEVAAAALWLCGPHTGYVTGTSLPLDGGWSAG; encoded by the coding sequence ATGACGAGCGAACTTCCTTCCCCCACCCGGTTGCCGGGACGCGTGGCCCTGGTGACGGGCGGCGGCAGCGGTATCGGCCGGGCGTGCGCGGTGGCCCTGGCCGAGGCCGGGGCCGTCGTGCACGTGGCCGATGTCGACGCCGAGGCGGCGAAGGCCGTCGCCGGCCTCGTCGGCGGGTACGCCCACGCCGTCGACCTGGCCGATCCCGCCGCCATCGGGGAGCTGCCCGGCGCCGTCGACATCCTGGTCAACAGCGCCGGGCTCCAGCACGTCGCCCCGATCACCGAGTTCCCGCCCGAACGCTTCACCCTGATCCAGCAGGTGATGGTCACCGCGCCCTTCCTGCTGCTGCGCCACGTGCTGCCGCACATGTACGCCGCCCGCTGGGGCCGGGTGGTCAACATCTCCAGCGTGCACGGGCTGCGCGCCAGCGCGTACAAATCGGCCTACGTGGCGGCCAAGCACGGGCTGGAGGGGCTGAGCAAGGTCACGGCGATCGAGGGGGCCCCGTACGGGGTCACCAGCAACTGCATCAGCCCCGGCTACGTCCGCACCCCCCTGGTCGAGGGGCAGATCCTGGACCAGGCCGCCGCGCACGGCATAGCCGCCGGGGACGTGCTCTCCGAGGTGCTGCTGACCCGGTCGCCGATCAAGCGGCTCATCGAGCCCGAGGAGGTCGCGGCGGCCGCCCTGTGGCTGTGCGGTCCGCACACCGGTTACGTGACGGGCACCTCGCTCCCGCTCGACGGCGGCTGGAGCGCGGGCTGA